From Salinirubellus salinus, the proteins below share one genomic window:
- a CDS encoding MFS transporter, with protein MSTESAVARLRGDGRGWTLLAIAVGWVFVLGGRYLVPAVLPQVKGTFAVGDFEAGVAVTVIWATYALMQSPAGILTDRVGERRLLAGSLLLTGGSVLVLGVSPVFLAFLGGCAAFGFTTGLYGPPRGTALSRTFPENDGAAIGATLAAGAVGSAVLPFLAGALVGSVSWRWVVAGLAPPLLVAGAFAWGAVPERERHADPEVPPVGDLARDVLRAVRVRGVTVAVAAVTLMLFGFQGLTTFFVTYLVDAKGFAQPTAAAMFSLLFLGGALAQFFGGALADRFGERIVIVVISVAGVPLLAAVPFVDGLVPVALLSFLLGTRLGIVAVTNAYVIAVLPDAVRGTAWGVLRTLFFLLGAGGSTVVGAMADADLFAESFYLLAGLTAVAAVLFVFLPTREAVRADYA; from the coding sequence ATGTCGACCGAATCGGCGGTGGCACGCCTCCGTGGCGACGGCCGCGGGTGGACCCTGCTCGCCATCGCCGTCGGGTGGGTGTTCGTCCTCGGCGGGCGCTACCTCGTCCCCGCCGTCCTCCCGCAGGTGAAAGGTACCTTCGCGGTCGGTGACTTCGAGGCCGGCGTCGCCGTCACCGTCATCTGGGCCACCTACGCGCTGATGCAGTCGCCGGCGGGCATCCTGACCGACCGGGTCGGTGAGCGCCGCCTCCTCGCCGGCAGCCTCCTCCTCACCGGCGGGAGCGTCCTCGTCCTCGGCGTCTCGCCCGTCTTCCTCGCCTTCCTCGGCGGCTGTGCCGCGTTCGGCTTCACCACCGGCCTCTACGGCCCACCGCGCGGGACCGCCCTCTCGCGCACCTTCCCGGAGAACGACGGAGCCGCCATCGGGGCTACCCTCGCGGCCGGCGCGGTGGGGAGTGCGGTCCTCCCGTTCCTCGCGGGCGCGCTCGTCGGGTCCGTGAGCTGGCGGTGGGTGGTCGCCGGGCTCGCCCCACCTCTCCTCGTCGCCGGCGCGTTCGCGTGGGGGGCCGTCCCCGAGCGCGAGCGGCACGCCGACCCCGAGGTCCCGCCGGTCGGTGACCTCGCGCGCGACGTCCTCCGGGCCGTCCGGGTGCGCGGCGTGACCGTCGCCGTCGCCGCGGTGACGCTCATGCTGTTCGGCTTCCAGGGGCTCACCACCTTCTTCGTCACCTACCTCGTGGACGCGAAGGGGTTCGCCCAGCCCACCGCGGCGGCGATGTTCTCGCTGCTGTTCCTCGGCGGCGCGCTCGCCCAGTTCTTCGGTGGCGCGCTCGCCGACCGCTTCGGCGAGCGTATCGTCATCGTCGTCATCTCCGTCGCGGGCGTCCCCCTCCTCGCCGCGGTCCCGTTCGTCGACGGCCTCGTCCCGGTCGCCCTGCTCTCGTTCCTGCTGGGCACGCGACTCGGTATCGTCGCCGTGACGAACGCCTACGTCATCGCCGTCCTCCCCGACGCCGTCCGGGGGACCGCGTGGGGAGTCCTGCGCACCCTGTTCTTCCTGCTGGGCGCCGGCGGCTCGACCGTCGTGGGGGCGATGGCCGACGCCGACCTGTTCGCCGAGTCGTTCTACCTGCTCGCCGGCCTGACCGCCGTGGCGGCCGTCCTGTTCGTGTTCCTCCCCACCCGCGAGGCGGTGCGCGCCGATTACGCCTGA
- a CDS encoding ArsR/SmtB family transcription factor: MSEPRIVEDVDPDEAFALLGNETRLDIVRSLWEADGHEATFSALREAVGMRDSGQFNYHLGKLVDRFVEQSDSDTYRLTLAGQRVYGAVLAGLYTQEGSVEDRRLEEPCGACGGDRTFAYDGQRVDVSCVDCGLGTFVPVPPGVFSDYPVAEWPSVADRYVRGTLRRLGDGFCPFCEGRVAAAVEPEIGTRDPDADPPPAYEAFPSVRYECQRCTERFSADLGSALAAHPAVVSFYHDHGVDVREVPLTRVQAVDEAEAWVRERDPVEAAVSYGAGDERLTLVVDATATVTETRRE; the protein is encoded by the coding sequence ATGAGCGAGCCACGCATCGTCGAGGACGTCGATCCGGACGAGGCGTTCGCCCTCCTCGGCAACGAGACGCGACTCGACATCGTCCGCTCACTGTGGGAGGCCGACGGTCACGAGGCGACGTTCTCCGCCCTCCGCGAGGCAGTCGGGATGCGCGACTCCGGGCAGTTCAACTACCACCTCGGGAAGCTCGTCGACCGGTTCGTCGAGCAGTCCGATTCCGACACCTACCGGCTGACCCTCGCCGGCCAGCGCGTCTACGGCGCGGTCCTCGCTGGGCTCTACACGCAGGAGGGGTCGGTCGAGGACCGCCGGCTCGAGGAGCCCTGCGGGGCCTGTGGCGGCGACCGGACGTTCGCCTACGACGGCCAGCGGGTCGACGTCAGTTGCGTCGACTGCGGGCTGGGGACGTTCGTCCCGGTCCCGCCGGGCGTGTTCTCGGACTACCCGGTCGCGGAGTGGCCGAGCGTCGCCGACCGCTACGTCCGGGGGACGCTGCGGCGACTCGGTGACGGCTTCTGCCCGTTCTGCGAGGGCCGGGTCGCGGCCGCGGTCGAACCGGAGATCGGGACCCGCGACCCGGATGCGGACCCCCCGCCGGCGTACGAGGCGTTCCCGAGCGTCCGTTACGAGTGCCAGCGGTGTACCGAGCGGTTCAGCGCCGACCTCGGGAGCGCGCTGGCCGCCCACCCCGCGGTCGTCTCGTTCTACCACGACCACGGCGTCGACGTCCGGGAGGTGCCGCTGACGCGTGTGCAGGCCGTCGACGAGGCGGAGGCGTGGGTTCGTGAGCGCGACCCGGTCGAGGCGGCCGTCAGCTACGGGGCCGGCGACGAGCGGCTCACGCTCGTCGTCGACGCGACGGCGACCGTGACCGAGACGCGCCGGGAATGA
- a CDS encoding RNA-guided endonuclease InsQ/TnpB family protein, with protein MDVIRTVKIKLDVPTGRCDDLHQTKTQFLHCANTTSEWAWRHPNDYCVTSKQQAENALYERLRGETELTANLVQKGIRRAIEATKSGVARLKNGENTSQPHFDAWSVVYDKRSATFHRDHVSLSTVNGRVECDYVLPDKPEGTPIGAYLLNEDYEFRMSTLQYDRSTESFYLHARMRRTTGEQSTTPSEDAKHRTVLGVDLNVDGSLAVTSTGAFVGNADEMNHRRREFEKTRGSMQQAGTRSAHLSMQSMNDREHRWMQDELHRASNQILDEARDYECTHIAFENLTGIRDRMAGAKRFHAWAFRRLYQYVEYKAEMYGIEVEQVSPAYTSQRCSSCGFTHENNRRSKHQFKCQKCEYELNADYNASKNIARKLLKRLHSGQTSSGGGAPCQCALTSGTLNLNGEYTASVKATAEGESTDKPTTSVVGH; from the coding sequence ATGGACGTGATTCGCACCGTCAAGATCAAACTCGACGTACCCACAGGGCGGTGCGACGACCTCCATCAGACCAAAACCCAGTTCCTCCACTGTGCGAACACCACTTCGGAGTGGGCGTGGCGACACCCGAACGACTACTGCGTGACCTCGAAACAGCAAGCCGAGAACGCCCTCTACGAGCGACTTCGCGGGGAAACGGAGTTGACCGCGAATCTCGTCCAGAAAGGGATTCGGCGTGCTATCGAGGCCACAAAAAGCGGTGTCGCCCGACTCAAGAACGGCGAGAACACCAGTCAACCGCACTTCGATGCGTGGAGCGTCGTCTACGACAAGCGAAGTGCGACGTTCCACCGCGACCACGTTTCGCTCTCGACCGTGAACGGTCGCGTCGAGTGTGACTACGTGCTTCCCGACAAACCTGAAGGAACGCCGATTGGTGCGTACCTACTGAACGAGGACTACGAGTTCCGTATGTCCACGTTACAGTACGACCGCTCCACAGAGTCGTTCTACCTCCACGCTCGAATGCGCCGAACCACGGGCGAGCAGTCCACGACTCCTTCTGAAGACGCCAAGCACAGAACAGTCCTTGGCGTTGACCTGAACGTGGATGGCTCACTCGCCGTGACGTCGACGGGCGCGTTCGTTGGGAACGCTGACGAGATGAATCATCGACGCCGAGAGTTTGAGAAGACTCGTGGGTCGATGCAACAGGCGGGAACGCGGTCGGCACACCTGTCGATGCAGTCGATGAACGACCGCGAACACCGCTGGATGCAAGACGAACTCCACCGCGCCTCGAACCAGATTCTCGACGAAGCTCGCGACTACGAGTGTACGCATATCGCGTTCGAGAATCTGACCGGGATTCGTGACCGAATGGCTGGTGCGAAGCGATTCCACGCATGGGCGTTCCGACGCCTCTACCAGTACGTCGAATACAAGGCCGAGATGTACGGCATCGAGGTCGAGCAGGTGAGTCCCGCGTACACGTCTCAGCGGTGTTCGTCGTGTGGGTTTACCCACGAGAACAATCGGCGGTCGAAACACCAGTTCAAGTGTCAGAAGTGCGAATACGAACTGAACGCGGATTATAATGCGAGCAAGAATATTGCTCGGAAACTGCTCAAGCGACTCCACTCGGGGCAGACGTCTTCGGGTGGAGGCGCACCCTGTCAGTGTGCGCTGACGTCAGGGACGCTGAATCTGAACGGCGAGTACACCGCCTCCGTCAAAGCGACGGCAGAAGGGGAGTCCACTGACAAGCCCACGACGTCAGTCGTGGGTCACTGA
- a CDS encoding flavin reductase family protein → MEVDPTDGSLYRTLSSLVTPRPIGWVSTTGPDDVDNLAPFSFFNVACVSPPTLQFAPGKRRGRPAGLTDSQRNAEATGEFVVNVVTREFVDAMNETSATLAPGESEFDHAGLERAASTEVTPPRVAGVVAAFECEHRETVDLGSNALVLGEVVHVHVDDRVVNGVGKVDVAEVDTVGRLAGSWYDRVESRFRMERPD, encoded by the coding sequence ATGGAGGTCGACCCCACGGACGGCAGCCTCTACCGCACGCTCTCGTCGCTCGTCACCCCCCGACCCATCGGCTGGGTGTCGACGACGGGGCCGGACGACGTGGACAACCTCGCGCCGTTCTCGTTCTTCAACGTCGCGTGCGTCTCGCCGCCGACCCTCCAGTTCGCCCCCGGCAAGCGCCGCGGGCGGCCAGCGGGACTGACCGACAGCCAGCGGAACGCCGAGGCGACGGGCGAGTTCGTCGTCAACGTCGTCACCCGCGAGTTCGTCGACGCGATGAACGAGACGAGTGCGACGCTCGCGCCCGGCGAGTCAGAGTTCGACCACGCTGGCCTCGAGCGGGCCGCGTCGACGGAGGTCACCCCGCCGCGGGTCGCGGGGGTCGTCGCCGCGTTCGAGTGTGAACACCGCGAGACGGTCGACCTCGGGTCGAACGCGCTCGTCCTCGGGGAGGTGGTCCACGTCCACGTCGACGACCGGGTCGTGAACGGGGTGGGGAAGGTCGACGTGGCCGAGGTGGACACCGTCGGCCGGCTCGCGGGGAGCTGGTACGACCGCGTGGAGTCGCGGTTCCGGATGGAGCGGCCGGACTGA
- a CDS encoding DUF7861 family protein codes for MHDRIRARPPTTDVDDWTEAVVRAVTRGEAGVEVTVAPTDGDPVVVTVTDAIFDLFTGRLDREVDAPADVVGATVWFK; via the coding sequence GTGCACGACCGCATCCGAGCCCGCCCCCCGACCACCGACGTGGACGACTGGACCGAGGCCGTCGTCCGCGCGGTGACCCGCGGCGAGGCCGGCGTCGAGGTGACCGTCGCGCCCACGGACGGCGACCCAGTGGTCGTCACCGTCACCGACGCCATCTTCGACCTGTTCACCGGCCGACTCGACCGCGAGGTCGACGCCCCCGCGGACGTGGTCGGGGCGACGGTCTGGTTCAAGTGA
- a CDS encoding MaoC family dehydratase gives MSDSEDPDHETRLVEGWQGRFYEDFRVGDVYKHPFGRTVTETDNVWFTNVTMNLNPMHFNEAYAAETEFGERLVDGTFVIALAVGMSVVDVSMNATANLGYDRIRHHAPVFHGDTIFAESEVLDRRESDSRDHVGIVTTELRAYNQEGTKVLSLERTPMVLKREHAQPSAARPPGWPEGVGTQPE, from the coding sequence ATGAGCGACAGCGAGGACCCCGACCACGAGACTCGCCTCGTCGAGGGCTGGCAGGGCCGCTTCTACGAGGATTTCCGGGTGGGGGACGTCTACAAGCACCCGTTCGGACGCACCGTCACCGAGACGGACAACGTCTGGTTCACGAACGTGACGATGAACCTCAACCCGATGCACTTCAACGAGGCGTACGCGGCCGAGACGGAGTTCGGCGAGCGCCTGGTCGACGGCACGTTCGTCATCGCGCTCGCGGTCGGGATGAGCGTCGTCGACGTGTCGATGAACGCCACCGCGAACCTCGGCTACGACCGCATCCGCCACCACGCCCCCGTCTTCCACGGCGACACCATCTTCGCCGAGAGCGAGGTGCTCGACAGGCGCGAGTCCGACTCCCGCGACCACGTCGGCATCGTCACCACCGAACTCCGCGCGTACAACCAGGAGGGGACGAAGGTGCTCTCGCTGGAGCGCACCCCGATGGTCCTCAAGCGCGAGCACGCCCAGCCGTCGGCCGCGCGCCCGCCGGGGTGGCCCGAGGGTGTGGGCACCCAGCCAGAATGA
- a CDS encoding undecaprenyl-diphosphate phosphatase, with translation MDSDALRLAFVVGLLQGVFEWLPISSEGNVSLYLTVVEGLPAEAAVRYSLFLHAGTAVAAVAYYRGDVADLLRGLPEWRPRGAFEAGRRADTTFLAAATLVSGVVGITAFLALEALVSEVSGGVFVALVGVLLVLTGVVQRVAEGALGNRATPTALDAVLVGGLQGLAILPGVSRSGTTVSALLLRGYEAPVAFRLSFLLSIPAALGAGVLALLDTGFPDIGVAAAVLALATSAVVGYATIDGLLRVVSRVAFWAVCVGLGTLAVVGGLLVLV, from the coding sequence ATGGACAGCGACGCCCTCAGACTCGCGTTCGTCGTCGGCCTCCTACAGGGCGTCTTCGAGTGGCTCCCCATCTCCAGCGAGGGGAACGTCTCGCTCTACCTCACCGTCGTCGAGGGGCTCCCGGCCGAGGCGGCCGTCCGCTACTCCCTCTTTCTCCACGCCGGCACCGCCGTCGCCGCCGTCGCGTACTACCGCGGCGACGTGGCCGACCTGCTCCGGGGGCTCCCCGAGTGGCGACCGCGCGGGGCGTTCGAGGCGGGTCGGCGGGCTGACACCACCTTCCTTGCCGCCGCCACCCTCGTCTCCGGCGTCGTCGGCATCACCGCGTTCCTCGCGCTCGAGGCGCTCGTCTCGGAGGTCTCCGGTGGCGTGTTCGTCGCGCTCGTGGGCGTCCTCCTCGTCCTCACCGGTGTCGTCCAGCGCGTCGCCGAGGGGGCGCTCGGGAACCGTGCGACGCCGACGGCGCTCGATGCCGTCCTCGTGGGTGGGTTGCAGGGACTCGCCATCCTCCCGGGGGTCTCGCGCTCGGGGACGACGGTGTCGGCACTCCTCTTGCGCGGCTACGAGGCCCCCGTGGCGTTCCGGCTCTCGTTCCTGCTCTCGATCCCGGCGGCGCTCGGTGCGGGCGTGCTCGCGCTGCTCGACACGGGGTTCCCTGACATCGGGGTCGCGGCGGCGGTACTGGCGCTGGCGACGAGCGCCGTCGTCGGCTACGCCACCATCGACGGCCTCCTGCGGGTGGTCAGCCGGGTGGCGTTCTGGGCCGTCTGCGTGGGCCTCGGGACGCTCGCGGTGGTCGGCGGGCTACTCGTCCTCGTCTGA
- a CDS encoding Lrp/AsnC family transcriptional regulator — MPRQLDEAILDRLRYDGPATWTDLAAAVDAHPARVRRRCGVLQDEGVLRLTTGGLYTVGQSNRPETNAPSDANGTSGRTAASD; from the coding sequence ATGCCACGGCAACTGGACGAGGCGATACTCGACCGCCTGCGGTACGACGGCCCGGCGACGTGGACCGACCTCGCTGCGGCCGTCGACGCCCACCCGGCGCGCGTCCGCCGGCGGTGTGGCGTCCTGCAGGACGAGGGCGTACTGCGCCTGACCACCGGCGGCCTCTACACCGTCGGGCAGTCCAACCGTCCGGAGACGAACGCCCCGTCCGACGCGAACGGGACCAGCGGGCGGACCGCCGCCTCGGACTGA
- the glmU gene encoding bifunctional sugar-1-phosphate nucleotidylyltransferase/acetyltransferase produces the protein MIPDCGVVLAAGEGTRLRPLTHNRPKPMLPAANRPILEYVLETLVDAGVSELVLVVGYKRDRVQEHFGPTFRDVPIRYVVQEKQLGSGHALLQAREAVDEPMLVVNGDRVIEPEMVRAVAERYEATGRATMAVLEHPEAHTYGAVRLDGERVVELVEKPTAGQYRLINAGVYAFGPTMFETVDETPREEGELGLTEALVRRIEEGIPVEGVLVDGLWADATFPWDLLDLSREVLREGRVSEDERHPSVYVSKRARVHESATLQGPVVIGPDCEVGPGTVVGPNVALGRNVTLGANSTVVGSVLDADTRVGAGSTLVETVTGQDVHLGAGTVVAGGPADVVLDERVFPGQDLGAVFADRVRAAGGVTADPGALVGTGATIGTGVVVRGRIPADAEVVR, from the coding sequence ATGATTCCCGACTGCGGCGTGGTCCTCGCGGCGGGTGAGGGGACCCGTCTCCGCCCGTTGACGCACAACCGGCCCAAGCCGATGCTGCCGGCGGCGAACCGCCCCATCCTCGAGTACGTCCTCGAGACGCTCGTGGACGCCGGGGTGAGCGAACTCGTCCTCGTAGTCGGCTACAAGCGCGACCGGGTTCAAGAGCACTTCGGCCCGACGTTCCGGGACGTCCCGATCCGGTACGTCGTCCAGGAGAAACAGCTCGGGTCGGGCCACGCGCTGTTGCAGGCCCGTGAGGCCGTCGACGAGCCGATGCTGGTCGTCAACGGCGACCGCGTCATCGAACCCGAGATGGTCCGTGCGGTCGCCGAGCGCTACGAGGCGACCGGGCGGGCGACGATGGCGGTGCTCGAACATCCGGAGGCCCACACCTACGGCGCGGTCCGGCTGGACGGCGAGCGGGTTGTCGAGCTCGTCGAGAAGCCGACGGCAGGACAGTACCGCCTCATCAACGCCGGAGTCTACGCGTTCGGCCCGACGATGTTCGAGACGGTCGACGAGACCCCCCGTGAGGAGGGTGAGCTCGGGCTGACCGAGGCGCTGGTGCGCCGCATCGAGGAGGGCATCCCCGTCGAGGGGGTCCTCGTCGACGGGCTCTGGGCCGACGCCACGTTCCCGTGGGACCTGCTCGACCTCTCGCGAGAGGTCCTCCGCGAGGGCCGCGTGAGCGAGGACGAGCGCCACCCCTCGGTCTACGTCTCGAAGCGCGCGCGGGTCCACGAGTCGGCCACCCTGCAGGGGCCGGTCGTGATCGGCCCCGACTGCGAGGTCGGGCCGGGGACCGTCGTCGGGCCGAACGTCGCGCTCGGGCGCAACGTGACGCTGGGTGCGAACTCGACGGTCGTGGGGAGCGTCCTCGACGCCGACACGCGCGTGGGGGCCGGCTCGACGCTGGTCGAGACCGTCACCGGACAGGACGTCCACCTCGGGGCCGGGACCGTCGTCGCCGGTGGGCCCGCGGACGTGGTGCTCGACGAGCGCGTCTTCCCGGGGCAGGATCTCGGCGCCGTGTTCGCCGACCGCGTCCGGGCCGCCGGCGGGGTCACGGCTGACCCGGGTGCGCTGGTCGGCACCGGCGCCACCATCGGGACGGGCGTGGTCGTGCGTGGTCGGATTCCCGCGGACGCGGAGGTGGTCCGCTGA
- a CDS encoding acetyl-CoA hydrolase/transferase C-terminal domain-containing protein, translating into MTADRWVPEARLRGDLPVTDAASAAEHVPDDATMLVSGFGSVGYPKAVPLALAEADRDLALTVVSGGSVGSEIDTALVEAGAVARRYPYAGTPEARAAANEGRVATSDRHVSAVADEARFGHYGPPDVAVVEAVACGPDWLVPSGSLGQTPAFVEAADALVVEVNEALPRELALVHDVWTPADPPQREPVPLTDPGERIGSPRIPFDPAKLRAVVRTDRRDDAYEFRDPTPEVEAVAANLRAFLAGEVGRDPCPGRLRMQFGVGSLGNAMMAELGDLDAPVEYVGEVIQDGLLDMVDAGDLSVVSGTALALSREGQDRLFADLERYAEALVLRPAEVSNAPGVVSRMGVVAVNAAVEVDLYGHVNSTHVEGSRLLNGLGGSGDFWRNAALSVVAVPSTAGDGDISRVVPLATHVDHTEHDVDVLVTDHGVADLRGTSPRERAERILACAAPEFRDDLRAYLGRAGDEGHEPHDLPSAFDWRA; encoded by the coding sequence ATGACCGCCGACCGCTGGGTCCCCGAGGCGCGCCTGCGCGGCGACCTCCCCGTCACGGACGCCGCGAGCGCGGCCGAACACGTCCCCGACGACGCCACGATGCTCGTCAGCGGCTTCGGGAGCGTCGGCTACCCGAAGGCCGTCCCGCTCGCGCTGGCCGAGGCCGACCGTGACCTCGCCCTGACCGTCGTCTCCGGCGGGAGCGTCGGGAGCGAGATCGACACCGCGCTCGTCGAGGCGGGCGCCGTGGCACGGCGCTACCCCTACGCCGGCACGCCCGAAGCCCGCGCCGCCGCCAACGAGGGTCGCGTCGCCACCAGCGACCGGCACGTCTCCGCCGTCGCCGACGAGGCCCGCTTCGGCCACTACGGCCCCCCCGACGTGGCCGTCGTCGAGGCCGTCGCCTGTGGCCCGGACTGGCTCGTCCCGAGCGGGTCGCTCGGACAGACCCCAGCGTTCGTCGAGGCGGCCGACGCGCTCGTCGTGGAGGTGAACGAGGCGCTCCCCCGCGAACTCGCACTCGTCCACGACGTCTGGACGCCGGCCGACCCACCCCAGCGCGAACCCGTCCCGCTGACCGACCCTGGCGAGCGCATCGGCTCGCCACGCATCCCGTTCGACCCCGCGAAACTCCGGGCCGTCGTCCGGACCGACCGGCGAGACGACGCCTACGAGTTCCGCGACCCGACCCCCGAGGTGGAGGCGGTGGCGGCGAACCTCCGCGCGTTCCTCGCGGGCGAGGTGGGCCGCGACCCCTGTCCGGGCCGCCTGCGGATGCAGTTCGGCGTCGGGTCGCTCGGCAACGCGATGATGGCCGAACTGGGCGACCTCGACGCGCCCGTCGAGTACGTGGGCGAGGTGATACAGGACGGCCTGCTCGACATGGTGGACGCCGGCGACCTCTCGGTCGTCTCGGGCACCGCGCTCGCACTCTCTCGCGAGGGCCAGGACCGCCTGTTCGCCGACCTCGAGCGGTACGCGGAGGCGCTCGTCCTCCGCCCGGCCGAGGTGTCGAACGCGCCCGGGGTCGTCTCGCGGATGGGCGTCGTCGCCGTCAACGCCGCCGTCGAGGTCGACCTGTACGGACACGTCAACTCCACGCACGTCGAGGGCTCGCGCCTGCTGAACGGCCTCGGCGGGTCGGGCGACTTCTGGCGCAACGCCGCGCTCTCGGTGGTGGCGGTTCCCTCGACGGCCGGCGACGGCGACATCTCCCGCGTCGTCCCGCTGGCGACGCACGTCGACCACACGGAACACGACGTGGACGTGCTCGTCACCGACCACGGGGTCGCGGACCTGCGCGGCACCTCGCCACGCGAACGCGCCGAGCGCATCCTCGCCTGTGCTGCCCCCGAGTTCCGCGACGACCTGCGGGCGTACCTCGGACGGGCCGGCGACGAGGGGCACGAACCCCACGACCTGCCGAGCGCCTTCGACTGGCGGGCGTGA
- a CDS encoding mechanosensitive ion channel family protein, translated as MFTGQSLPADPSAALAEFERTLAALPDWQALVVIVVLSLAVARLVQVGGDRVITRITRRIDGEVDDIVLRGIHPAGYVTVVLVGAYLAREPIGLNGALDLQVAATILSVLTVIWGLTLVRVGRKVSHELTTTEVVDQSVVPIFQNVWSFLVISVSSFLLLTYWNIDITPLLASAGILGIVIGLAARDTIANFFGSIALYFDGTYRVGDYIVLESGERGRVEDVSIRSTVIRTRDDILVTIPNARLNSATVVNESAPDRERRIRIPVGVAYGSDLDHVEETLLGVAEAESLVQERPTPRVRVRGFGDSSVDVELLCWIRDPVLRGRATHLLNKGVYAAFMETGIEIPFPQRDVHVVDGAATVTDAGAGLAGEEAEAVGDDD; from the coding sequence ATGTTCACCGGTCAGTCCCTCCCCGCCGACCCGTCCGCCGCCCTCGCCGAGTTCGAGCGGACGCTCGCGGCGCTGCCGGACTGGCAGGCACTCGTCGTCATCGTCGTCCTCTCGCTGGCCGTCGCCCGTCTCGTCCAGGTCGGCGGCGACCGCGTCATCACCCGTATCACCCGCCGTATCGACGGCGAGGTGGATGACATCGTCCTCCGTGGTATCCACCCGGCAGGCTACGTTACCGTTGTCCTCGTCGGTGCCTACCTCGCGCGCGAACCCATCGGCCTGAACGGCGCGCTCGACCTGCAGGTCGCCGCGACCATCCTCTCCGTGCTGACCGTGATATGGGGGCTCACACTCGTCCGCGTCGGCCGGAAGGTCTCACACGAACTCACGACGACGGAGGTGGTCGACCAGTCCGTCGTCCCCATCTTCCAGAACGTCTGGTCGTTCCTCGTCATCTCGGTCTCCAGTTTCCTCCTCCTGACGTACTGGAATATCGATATCACGCCGCTGCTCGCCTCCGCGGGTATCCTCGGCATCGTCATCGGCCTCGCGGCGCGTGACACCATCGCGAACTTCTTCGGCTCCATCGCGCTCTACTTCGACGGCACCTACCGCGTCGGCGACTACATCGTCCTCGAGTCGGGCGAGCGCGGGCGTGTCGAGGACGTCTCCATCCGCTCGACGGTCATCCGTACCCGCGACGACATCCTCGTCACCATCCCGAACGCGCGGCTGAACTCCGCCACCGTCGTCAACGAGTCCGCGCCGGACCGCGAGCGTCGTATCCGCATCCCCGTCGGCGTCGCCTACGGGTCGGACCTCGACCACGTCGAGGAGACGTTGCTCGGCGTGGCCGAGGCCGAGTCGCTCGTCCAGGAGCGACCCACCCCGCGGGTCCGGGTCCGCGGGTTCGGTGACTCGTCCGTGGACGTGGAGTTGCTCTGCTGGATCCGCGACCCCGTCCTCCGCGGGCGGGCCACGCACCTGCTCAACAAGGGGGTCTACGCCGCGTTCATGGAGACCGGGATCGAGATCCCGTTCCCGCAGCGCGACGTCCACGTCGTCGACGGAGCGGCCACGGTCACGGACGCGGGCGCCGGTCTCGCGGGGGAGGAAGCAGAGGCCGTCGGCGACGACGACTGA